The sequence tgtcgggTCCCCTTCActgctcacagtgagggaactgccagaaggccctcggagctggatctcagtgtccgggctgaacgacagGAGTGGAGAGGCTgcctcaggtatactgggccttccTGCCCAACCACCTACCAGTTTCAACATGAGAGACAAGCATGTTTAAAAATTTGCTTTGGTATTTCACAAGTGCGCAACAACAACGGACAAAATAATAAGAGGCATGTCTAGATCTGACTAAGGTGCTCTCAGTAACACAGAGTGTGGGATTGTTTCTTCCTAACTGTAGTTAAGAGAGAAAAGCAAGCGAGTGATTCCAACGTTTGCAACTTATGAGAATGTAAATAGCTCAGAAGCAAACTTGTTTACGCAGAAACAACAAGGGATCCGAATCCATCTACCTGCATTTGTGATTCCCCAACGGATATAGAATTGACTAACACCCGAGAATACAGCATGCCCCTGGATTTACTGAATTGTCCTTGTTCTTCCCACGGCGTGAGCTACTTACCGGTCTCAGCACCCGCAGAACTTCTTTCATAACTTGCTCGGGGCTCTTCACAGAGCATAGCACCAGCGTTGAAACCACCACATCCACCGATGCATCTGGTACCTGGTGCAGGTCCTCAGCCGGCGCCACCAAACAGCGTTCCACCTGCACGTGTGGATTTTCAGCCAGGCTCTTGTTGTAAAACTTCTGGAAGTTGGGGTTCGGATCAGTGCATATGATTTTGCATCCCGCGGGGTAGAACTGAAAGTTGGTGCCACTTCCTGTGCCAATCTCCAGCAGTGTGAGGGCCCCCGTAGGACTGGCAAAGTCCTTCAGGTTGCtgaacatttcccttttcttgtcgGACATCTGCTTATTATAATAGATGGTCATCACAGCCATGAAGTAGGGGAATAACTTCTTGCAAAGGGGTTCCCAGATACCCAGATACCGTAGCAAGTAAGCAGGGAAGGCTAATATCTGGACGCATAACCTGAGCAAGACAACTAGGCGTGTTGCTTCCATGTTAGCAAGAAGGCAGAAAACAGCAAAGTCAGAGGAGAAGAGATAGTCAGTCGCAGAGTCTCAAGGATGAGCCAAGAGTACGCCCAGCCAAGAGGACACCCAGTAACCCAATTTAACTAATTATGGCTTGGGTTATCCAAATCTGCCCAGCAGCAACAGGGTGGCTTGTATCCCTCAACCGCAACATGttctctctgttagggagaacacgctgtGCCAGAGCCCTTGGCAGTGACCACACTGGCTGCGAGATCTCAAAGGGTGGAGAGGAATATTCTTCATAAActaaacacactctctctcacacacacacacactcaccaatAACCTTGTGTGTGCACGCACTCGTAATCTTGCCCCTGTCAGAGGGAATTTAAAAACTGTATTTGCTGTATTTAAGTTCCCTGTCAGAAGGAACTTTAAAACTGTATTTGCTGtctttaagagggaaataatcTCATTTGGGGGTATTCTAACACTTTATTGCAGAAGTACTCTGCGGTCCTaaatgccggatttacgtataagctaaacaagttatagcttagggccccactgtcttgaagcccccccccccaatttgaagGAAACAAAACTTGTACATTTCCAAAGtataacataaaaaataaataaaacaaaacatacatacatacaccaacactgttttgtgttgtgtaggctttaAGTGCAGGGAAGGGACTCCGTGGGTTTCAGGAAAGGCCTCTGTTAGCACGCGTGTGCCTGCAAGCACCACACTGGCAGCACCTGCGATAGGAACCTCTCAATCATCTtccaaattaaaaagaaattctGTTTAAGGTAATCGACaatggtgtggtgtagtggttaagagcggtggactcataatctggtgaactgggtttgcttccccgctcctccacatgcagctgctgggtgaccttgggctagtcacacttctctgaagtctctcagcctcactcaccttacagagtgtttgttgtgggggaggaagggaaaggagattgttagccacttggaGACtctttaaggggagtgaaaggcgggatatcaagtccaaactcttcttcttctgatatcCCAACCTCCTTGGGGACCAGCTGCTTCCAGGGAGAATAGTTATGGTAGTTCATGCATGCTCACGTGTAAGTGAATGAGGCAAGCCCAAGCTATGTGTTATGGCAACATTCACATCTGCATGGGAGCAGCTGGATTGTGGAAAGTGAAGGTAGCTGGACAGTCTGTCAAGTGGAAATAAAAAATGGATTGGCAATAACATACATGTGTGTGCATCGAATAACAGATTGCACAAGAGGTTCACAGGCCATAGGTGACATAGTGATGGGTTGTCCTATAATTCTTACGGTTAGGTTCTACACCCCAACCCAGAGACACCTGCATGGAGATTTTGTTCAGTAATTTATTTCCAAGCTACTTTACAGCATAACCTATGATATGCGGCTTATTAGGTTGCCATTTTAAAGGGACATGTATGTGTTGCAGTTTCAGCTCTGAGAAGCCAGCTTTGTCCAGGTCGTTCCAGGTTTCTCTGGCCAAGTGGCACCCGTCAAACAGACATATCCAAATTGGATCATAGATCTGCTGCCAGAAAAGAGTCCAGCTGGAAGGAGCACCTGCAACGTGTTCTAGGAAGTAGAAAGCGCCACCCTGGAGAAACAGAAATGGATGCATATAAGTTACTTTCTATTCTCTTTTGGAGTTCCTCAGATATTCCTTTGCACAATCAGCGCAATGGTATCAGAGTGCTGTTAATTTTTCATGGCAACAGCCACTGTTCCCCTgaattctgtcctgaatcttcccacattcagctgcATTGGATGGCTTGGGGGTTCTAGTCTTATGAGAGGAACACAGACTGCTCAgtgggttagagcgtggtgctgagaacgccaaggttgcaggtttgatccctgtacgggacagctgcatattcctgccttgtagggggttggactagatgatctccaggctcccttctaattctacagttctatgatttctcTGTCCGCTTTCTCCATTCCAAGCATAACATTACACATCTCCATCATTTGCCTTTTCTCACAGCTGCTACAagctgggtcaacatcttcaccaACATCTTCATAGgccattttaatgcccattcGCTCAGTTTggagcaggagtgccaacttggttCTATGGTTTGGAGAAATCCTTTTGGAGCTTTTCACAACCGCTTTTTGCCAACGTGaaatttttttttatgtatgttgaaAGCAgaccagagtggttggggcaaccaaTAAtacaattgctgctgctgctgtttaataggatgtccctattttcatcaaataaatgttggagggtatgggatctGTCACTAGAGTCAGTTAACAGCTCAGCCAAGGGTGATTTTGAGTTTGCCCCCGACTTTGCCAGTTTCATTGGTAAGCAGAGATggaagatgtcaaggaaatctcAGTGGGTGAAACAGATACATTTTACTCACTATACTTCAAAAGGAAAGAGAGGTTATAATGTGTTTAAAAAGCCATTAGTAACATGAATcattctatatttttttttttaaaaaaggcaggtgGGGATAGACATAAAACAAATGCAGAGAGGCTGAAATGTGAggaggaggaataataataatttattcattcattcatacatacatacatacaggtttccccagccactctggatggatccctacagaatattaaaaacacgataaaagatcaaacattaaaaacgtccctaaacagggctgccttcagatgtcttctaaaagtttatttccttggcagggcgttccacggggtgggtgccactaccgagaaggccctctgtctggttcccttcaCTGCTcaaagtgagggaaccgccagaaggccctcggagctggatctcagtgtccgggctgaacgacagGAGTGGAGAGGCTgcctcaggtatactgggccttccTGCCCAACCCTCTTATCAGTTTCAACATGAGAGACAAGCATGTTTAAAAATTTGCTTTGGTATTTCACAAGTGCGCAACAACAGACAAAATAATAAGAGGCATGTCTAGATCTGTCTAAGGGGCCCTCAATAACACAGAGTGTGGGATTGTTTCTTCCTAACTGTAGTTAGGGAGAAAAGCAAGGGAGTGATCCCAATGTTTGCAACTTATGAGAATGTAAATAGCTCAGAAGCAAACTGGTTTACGCAGAAACAACAAGGGATCCGAATCCATCTACCTGCATTTGTGATTGCCCAACGGATATAGAATTGACTAACACCCGAGAATACAGCATGTCCCTGGATTTACTGAATTGTCCTTGTTCTTCCCACGGCGTGAGCTACTTACCGGTCTCAGCACCCGCAGAACTTCTTTCATAACTTGCTCGGGGCTCTTCACAGAGCATAGCACCAGCGTTGAAACCACCACATCCACCGATGCAGCTGGTACCTCATGCAGGTCCTCAGCCGGAGCCACCAAACAGCGTTCCACCTGCACGTGTGGATTTTCAGCCACGCTCTTGTCAAGAAACCTCTGGAAGTTGGGGTTCGGATCAGTGCATATGATTTTGCATCCCGCAGGGTAGAACTGAAAGTTGGAGCCACTTCCTGTGCCAATCTCCAGCAGTGTGAGGGCCCCCGTAGGACTGGCAAAGTCCTTCAGGTTGCtgaacatttcccttttcttgttgGACATCTGCTTATTATAATAGATGGTCACCACAGCCATGAAGTAGGGGAATAACTTCTTGCAAAGGGGTTCCCAGATACCCAGATACCACAGCAAGTAAGCAGGGAAGGCTAATATCTGGACGCATAACCTGAGCAGGACAACGAGGCATGTTGCTTCCATGTTAGCAAGAGGGCAGAAAACAGCAAAGCCAGAGAAGAAGAGAAAGTCAGTCGCAGAGTCTCAATGGTGGGGCTTGTTATTATCTGTTGCTTCCAGTCCTCAAAGATCTCAAAGGGTGGAAAGAAATATTGTTAataaactccacacacacacaaactcaccaATAACATTGTTTGTGCATGCACTTGTAATCTTGCCCGTCAGAGGAACTTAAAAACTGTATTTGCTGtctttaagagggaaataatcTCATTTAGGGGGTATTCTTACACTTTATTGGAGCTGTGTACTCCGCGGTCCTGTAGTAACCCAAAGTGAATGTTGGTTTAAATTTGTTACAAGCTTTTCCTAAATATAAGGGGAAACCTTTTTCCCATGGCAAAAGTCTTTCACACCAAAACTGCGCTGAAAAATGTTGGAGTGGAAGGATTTGAAACTAGTCTTCAGTGGTATATTTGCTTcccttgtgggtttttttgtctcAAGCAGCTGCAGACTTGAGCAGCACAGTCCTGCCCTGCAAATGCTTTACTTTTATTCGCTCTAGCTGTTCTTTTGGTCTCTCTGTGGCAGGAGAGACATGGGCACCTGATGGTTTTTATTACCTACTTTAGGTTAATTATAAATATCCCTAGCCAGTGCAGAAGATGAGAATATAGGCATATGTCAATCTTTTCAGAACAACTGGGCCCTGTAGCaggatcagtgctggatttaaggtaaagggacccctgaccattaggtccagtcgtgaccgactctggggttgcggcgctcatctcgctttattggccgagggagctggcgtacagcttccgggtcatgtggccagcatgactaagccgcttctggcgaaccagagcagcgcacggaaatgctgttcaccttcccgccggagcggtacctatttatctacttgcactttgatgtgctttcgaactgctaggttggcaggagcagggaccaagcaacgggagctcaccccgtggcggggattcgaaccgcgaccttctgatcagcaagtcctaggctctgtggtttaacccacagcgccacctgcgtcgctGTGCTGGAATTatgtgtaagctaaacaagctatagcttaggaccctactctcttgggggcccccaaaaattttaaaggaaaaaaacctggatgcacatttccaaaacgtaagataaaaaaacaaataaaataaaacctacataaagcaacagtgttttgtgttgtgtaggcaccTGTGATGAaaataatgggccccgcctgttacctaaaatatcactgatttgctcatttctatatatagggtgcctacaatctgctatttataattagtagtttgcatcatatatttacacctattattatttcttgttatagcaagtttctagagactagattatgagtctttgtaaattatgtttctaaaggaacttttgttattgccaagtGCCAATGTGTTTggattattaagtttgttatgtataaaaaataatttaaacttagaggttaataattatttcactattaatgtacttgttaattgcatttcagttcaaccattactttgataaaatacatattttgttatgtgcaaatggctttggatacctattaggtctataaattaccatgtagcatatattcaaaacacaaaaacagagacaatttgttgttgactaaGGACaggtggacatataaagggccccattaccttcagtaacttagggcctcatcaaacctaaatccggccctgagcagGATGTGTGGGGATTTTCTGTGTGAAGGGGCCATCAGTGCCAGAGCAGttaggtttttttgtgggggtcaATGTGGGGTGTATGGGGTTGCAGTGTGTGGCATGGCACTTAGGGGCTTGCAGTGCAGGATACATGCATAGTTGCTCCAATCTGAACTTTTAGTTTACTACTTTTTAGTTTACTACTACATCTGCGCAGTTGACATGATTCACCGAGGGGCATATTTTATATTAAAGGCAATCTCAAacagcagaggaatatttgaggtcactgggagagtcaaaatggcttcaggattgctctcctgtactactTCAGACACATGGCTTATATATTTAGATATAagagcatttatgaatatttattctgtatttgagaccttagaattcttatacaGTAACACTATCCCTGACTTTGCACTCTGCTTGCTTCTAGATCAGTTCTACCAACCACCACCTTACCTTTGGTACTGTGGCAAATTCTCACAGCTGCTTGCACATCTGTAATGTTGCTGCCTGAATCAGCCCCTTTATACTCTTCCTCTTTTATTTCATGCAATAAACCAATGGTTCTTTATTCATCCTAGTATGTTCATCTTGTGGCACAGGCATCTCGCAAGGATACATTATTTAGACTAGCGTCGgataaaaaaagatatttggtATTAAGTTCTGTATCTCTCTTTATAAactctaataaaatttatttaaaaaaatataaactgtgtggagatttttgttgttgttaccgtgctatgtatttttgtgtctttatattgtaaactgcccagtgatccttggatgaagggtggtatagaattttttttaataaataaaataaggaaaccAGTGGAACCAATTCAAAATCCCTTTCAAAGCTGTTATTATTAAGTCTGTGAAACCCTCTACTGCCAACACAGCTgttagaagcaaagatcaccagtgttgaaacgatgattcttcaaaatcaacttcattggactggtcatgagGGAGCTCATAATAGCAGGGCTGCATtagttggttttttttggggggggggggagtttcctcCCCTTGTTGTGATCCTGATGAAAATGGCTCGTAAGGCCATTTGCCTTAGGAGGAAACTGCCCACCAGCACCAACGTATCAGCTTCAGGTTTAAGCCTGGTCTGTGATTGCCACAGGTTTTGCAAAACAGGGAAGAGCACCAGTAACTGAGTTGTTAGGCATAAAATTTTACAGGAAAGCACTAGGTTTATGCCTCTTCTCCCAAAGACTGGACCTCCCTTTTAGACTTAGCGTCCTGTGTCTTGGGCAATTTCCAGATCACCAGGTCGTCCCTTCCCCCTCAAACATGCATCGCAATTTGTTTGCAGGAGGAATATAAAATGTTGCGTCATTCCACACTTCCAAGGCATGATAGTGCGAAAGTCTGACCTTtggggggaagcaggtttgttgtgtaAGAGCTGTACAAACAGTTGCtgttgcacaacctgaattggCCAaagtgcaattattattattacttattgaaTTACTGCCGGGTatactgcaatatatatatatatatattattacacATATTATTAcggatattatatatatatatctcggaTGTtttcatatatctatatctatatgagAAAACATCCAGACATCCCTCTGCGGCTACTTTATGAACAAGGAGGGGAGATCCGATCACAATTCGTTGCATGGCATTTGCACTGGCTCTGATATTAGGAGCTTTTTCTATGGAAGGACCTGTTTGTTTAGGTTTGCATCCCCGTTTCTTGGGGCAGTTTTGGAATCTGCGCGAACATACATtgacccttatttatttatttttttaaaaaaaggtaaacagAACGCAACGTTCTTGATGCGCATATCCGGATTACGAATTCGTACATTTGACGCCCAAACCTCACCGTTTCCAGGAGGCGTTGGAAACGGCCAACCTTTCCCTTGCCCAGCAGCGAAGGAAACTGCGATGTACGACTGCTGTGTCACCTCAGGAAGGCGGAGGCGGCGAAGGCCCTCGCCTCTACCCTTCTGCCTTCGAGCCGAGAAAGAGCCGGGAAGAACCCGACGGGCGAGAGACGTTGAGCACGACCTCTCCGACCATCTCGGAGGAAGGGGCCGGAGCCAGGCCCTCAGCCGCCGACCAAGGGCCGCCAGCAAAGCGGCGCCTCAGCCGCCCCCCCCCGACGGCCAACCGTCGCCTTACGTTCAAATCAAgcgcgcgcgcgagagagagagcaACGGCCGCTCCTGGAAGGGGCAGGGCTGGATGTCATCTGAAAATAGTTCCCACCTGAAAGCTCCCTTAGCTTCTGCATGAGCTTCCTCCCTTTTGCTGATGTCTCCTCATCGCTATACGCACACaccgtttgaatggcaatgcccatcaacttggggtgtGGGGCTCAAATATGCCTCCCTGTGCCTCCCACTCCCTGGTCTGAGCACTCTTTGGACTTCGCtgaggacatagctgtcaactttcagatttgaaaataagggatcagcagcctcacctgtcccggggacactctacgggatatctaacaatacGGGATAGAAGcgggaaacggtgctggaataagggaatttcccgcaaaaaaagggaaggttgacagctatggctgaggATGGCTGTGACGTTGGTCACCAAGCACAGGTCCACCGTGTGCACGACCAAGTCCATGGAGCCTTTGGGAACGGCACACAGATCCTCTCTGGGGGTGACAATGAAGCCCTCAAAGCGCAGGTGCTGGTTCTTGGGGACACTCTTCAGGATATACCTCCCAAAGTTGGGTTTGGGGTCGCTGCAGGTGATAGTCCGGCAGCCCGGTGGgtaggatatttctgttccaccttaaaagggagcaggatgtttgtgtcacagcctgcgtatttcctgtctcacaggatgtttctgttgtgtcgttgctttcgttttccttcttgttgcctgaacataccgatgcaggcggtcatggtttctttgttctgaccaacgctgaataaactgtaaatatgctctcctgctgtgcatctttcgctgtgtgaattctgctgatagagtgtgcaccagcctaagaatgtggcaatctatttctgaggcttcgtgtcgctaattgctgatattgcctgtctacgggaggtcgatggatcgtccggcagccggcttgggagCTATGATGGACCcatgcctccctggcagtatcccaacagaacaaTGGTTTtagacagtggttctcaaccagaGTACCggggcaccctggggtgctttgaatgataggggtaaaggtaaagggacccctgaccattaggtccagtcatggccgactctggggttgcggtgctcatctcgctttattggctgagggagctggcgtacagcttccgggtcatgtggccagcatgactaagccacttctggcaaaccagagcagtacacggaaacgctgtttgccttcccaccagagcggtacctagttatctatttgcactttgatgtgctttcgaactgctaggttggcaggagcagggaccgagcaacgggagctcaccccgtcgcggggattcgaactgccatccttctgatcggcaagtcctgggctctgtagtttaacccacagcgccacccgcgtccctaatgatAGGGGTACTGTGCGCAATACTTGCCTctgtccctttccttccttctttccctcctctgTTGCCTTCTGTACCTCCCAAAGGCTTGGGTgacacagggtggttcacagaacaaaatcaaaatataaaaccacaatatatgtaatcaaaataaaaacaacaacccaataacacccccccaagaaccacgttttaaaagggcataggatgtcagtcaaaacaacaaaaggcctggttaaaaaggaatgtttttgcctggcccctaggcaaacttccctggggggagcatttcacagatggggcgccactgcagagaaggcctgttctcaggtcgccaccctctgcacctcttgaggaggaggcacacaaaggagggcctcagaagatgataacAGGGTCCTGGTAAAGACGGTccctgaggtattgtggtcctgagccatttaaggctttacagtacagtggtaccactggttaagaacttaattcgttccggaggtccgttcttaacctgaaactgtgcttaacctgaagcaccactttagctaatggggcctcccgctgccgctgtgcgatttctgttctcatcttgaagcaaagttcttaacccaaggtactatttctgggttagcggagtctgtaacctgaagcgtctttaacctgaagtaccactgtataggttaaaaccagcactttgaattgagcccagaaactaattggtagccagtgcagtcggaccaggatttgtgtaatatgctcaaacagtCTTGCCCTGGTTAGCAACCTGGCCCCAGAATTCAGCActggctgaagtttccaaactgtcttcagagacaACCCTACATATaaggcattgcagtaatctaaccttaaGGTTACGAGAGcctagacaacagtagttaggctatccctgtccagatagggatgtagctgggccaccagccaaagctgatggaaggcactttgggccactgaggccacctgagcctcgagcaacAGCAAGGattcaggagtacccccaagctacaaacctgctccttcagaggaagtgtaaccccatgaAGAGCAGCTGACCTCCCACTCATCTGATCTAGGGAACCGCCCACtcacagtgcctcagtcttatctggattgagcttcagtctgTTCTTACTGTTACTAGGCTAATCTGTTAGGTTCTTTTCCTACCATCCCTTGATTGGTTTCTTGGGTTTCTTGGAACATTGCAGCAGACTATAATGGGTGCAACCATTgttgtgctttttattttattttttaccttccagctgttgctaaactacaattcccatcagtcccagcaagcatagccaggtGACAAGGGGTGATGTGGAGTTGAAGCTCAGCAATGTGAAGGGCCAAAGACCTGATCAATAGCATGTTTTTGTCTAAAGACGCTTCTCTAAATAACTTTGATGCTTGGAGCAATTTCTGTAGATTCCTTCAAAGTGTGCCCATGCTATGGATGGAAATAATGCACAAgcaaaggaagagaaaagcagGAAGGAGCCATTTCTGAGCAGCATGCGCTAATGTTGTGTGCAGCTTCCATGCAAAGCAACAGGAGGCAGTGTCAGCATCCGAGTTTTTCCCTGTCAAACTGTCTGAGCTCTTCCCGGTACTGTTTTACCAATTACCAGCAATTAAATCAATCCATGTTAACAGACTGGTGTGTCCGGTGATGTCACTGGGCCTCTCCTTTTTTGCTCAGTGCGCCGTATGTGGGCGGCACCATCAGAAGAAAATGTGCCCCTAACTGATGTGGCAATCCTCGGAGAGGCTGAAGAATTGCGTCATCGTTGTGCAATGGAGAAGGGACCAAGGCTCAGGCTGACTTGCATGTGCCCATTAGCAGCATTTCCGCTGCAGTGCTGCACTGCCCGCAAATGTTGAAGCTCTCCTGAATGTAAAAGGCAGCATGCAATGCATGTGGAAGCAGGTTCTATAGGAGAAATTGGACGGGATGCTCTTAAAAGCAAAAAGCTTTGTTGGACACCGTGAATTTGCAGCTCTCTGGCATTTCAAACTATTACTCTAATTGAGGGCCAGCATGATGTTGGGGTTAGAATCCTGGAGACTAAGGCTGGGGAAAGCTTGATTCAACACCCCCCCCTCTAGTCACCCAGTCCCATCTTGTAGTCATCAGGCTGCTTTGTTTGAGACTAGTGAATTTATTGGAATCTGCTGATTTTTTTGGGATGGTGGGCAGGGTCGGTTTTTGGATCCAGGCTCAGCTAAATGCAGTCAAGTCCCGTTGAAACCACTGTGAAAACTTGGTCCCGATTTCAGACTTCCGTTGAAAGTGTGGCACTGAAGTTGAACTAATGGAGCCCAGAGCCAACCCTTCAGAATTGCTTGCAGCCTTGGGGATTACCGTGAACACGGATGGGAAGGAAAGCTAGGATGACAGCAAGGAATGGCGCTGACCGCTAAGTAAGAGGGACAGATGACATTTCATCCAAGAGAAGAGGTTAAAACAAGATGGACATACCTTTTTATTGCAAATTCCAAAGTAAAAAGATGTACAGTACAAAGGAAATCAAATAAGTCAGACGGTATTCATCTTTCATCCCAGCTATTTTGTTGAAGTaggtatttttttatataaaaaaaccacacacatgctctttctcccctccccaaaactccTACTTTTCctcatttgctttgttttgtttgtttgtttgtgtcttAAAGCAGAATAAAATCTACTGGGTTAGGGTCTAAAGGGGCTGAAAATAAAGACATTATTGAGGGGTAGGGTGGGGAACAAGCAAAGTGCAGCAAGAAAATAGTTGCCCTGatatctgctggggggggggggagagggagggaagaagcgATAGCAGTGACTTTCTTAATTAGCAGCATTAATGGCACCATCTCACTATGCTTTCCCCTTAGTCCATGCTCTGCCCTATACACACTTAAACAGCACTTGCAGTTGTGAATCTCAGAAAAGCATTTGAACAGACGTGAATTAAATTAagcctcacaacacccctgtgaggtaggtaattACCCGTTTTACAGATGGGTAAAACTGAGGCACATAGAGAGGTTAGGTGACTCTCCCAAGTTTGGggacacacacgcacgcacaccagATCAGCCGTGGAGCTGAAAACAGTAATCACAATAGTTCTGTTTTTCAATATTCAGCTCTTTAACACCTGAAAAGCAGTTTCTATCCCCTCCTCTACAAAATGCACTTTCTAGAGACATTCACACCCTCACACCCCTCTATATACAAATGCAACATGCATCAACCTACGGCAAAATTTGGATATATATGTACCTGCGACAACACATAATTCCAAGCCAATTTCAGCCACTTTGGATATTTGGTGAAATTTTTCTT comes from Podarcis raffonei isolate rPodRaf1 chromosome 2, rPodRaf1.pri, whole genome shotgun sequence and encodes:
- the LOC128407129 gene encoding putative methyltransferase-like protein 7A, producing MEATCLVVLLRLCVQILAFPAYLLWYLGIWEPLCKKLFPYFMAVVTIYYNKQMSNKKREMFSNLKDFASPTGALTLLEIGTGSGSNFQFYPAGCKIICTDPNPNFQRFLDKSVAENPHVQVERCLVAPAEDLHEVPAASVDVVVSTLVLCSVKSPEQVMKEVLRVLRPGGAFYFLEHVAGAPSSWTLFWQQIYDPIWICLFDGCHLARETWNDLDKAGFSELKLQHIHVPLKWQPNKPHIIGYAVK
- the LOC128407130 gene encoding putative methyltransferase-like protein 7A, giving the protein MEATRLVVLLRLCVQILAFPAYLLRYLGIWEPLCKKLFPYFMAVMTIYYNKQMSDKKREMFSNLKDFASPTGALTLLEIGTGSGTNFQFYPAGCKIICTDPNPNFQKFYNKSLAENPHVQVERCLVAPAEDLHQVPDASVDVVVSTLVLCSVKSPEQVMKEVLRVLRPGGAYYFLEHVAGAPSSWTLFWQQISDPTWMCLFDGCHMTRETWNVLEKAGFSELKLRHIHAPLIWPPIRPHIIGYAVK